A genomic region of Fundulus heteroclitus isolate FHET01 chromosome 24, MU-UCD_Fhet_4.1, whole genome shotgun sequence contains the following coding sequences:
- the LOC118557975 gene encoding early endosome antigen 1-like: protein MEEEVVAEDASFSREADAEEVNNGSYRSEDEPDEEGQENEEENVMEEEQEPPIIEPQDLEIPTTKRESVAELKKLWEQPSGRESQIHTSTNTTSEKSSTTHKTSCEEITTSSKSEKHVTGSSIDKSEVYRLKQLNDRLYKTITSLKKQNDSLKFTVERLTRKESRISSISLDEEKRVLEEKNKSLQEMLTDQRESLEKERKIRIQAEDKLWTLEREQKELKLENEELKNKITIKEKTISQLTEMHEREEEQTLETMEITRKGGFNVDTVDGVGIDVEELRKRIFKSAEEKFTDIERKYKTKVEKLTKTVTEKEAELTKAREENSDHTRLIEDYEMQISFLNERLAKAKTQHSKEISRLNKEIQKSKEEIKAMEEKIEFNSQTVEETTKVEMKLDTELNIYEEYLDLMEGRIKSHETEKSAGGEEILKTTKKTEMETKYSEAYSHQESHEHQHTQTSVSQHEEAEKQGMSSPAGDAAEY from the exons ATGGAAGAAGAAG TTGTAGCTGAAGACGCCAGTTTCAGTCGTGAAGCTGATGCAGAGGAAGTGAATAATGGCAGTTATAGGAGTGAAGATGAACCAGATGAGGAGGGACAGGAGAACGAGGAGGAGAACgtgatggaggaggagcaggaaccACCTATAATAGAGCCTCAG GACCTGGAAATTCCCACAACTAAAAGGGAAAGTGTAGCCGAACTGAAGAAACTCTGGGAGCAGCCCAGTGGACGAGAGAGCCAG ATCCACACGTCCACCAACACGACCTCAGAAAAATCCTCTACTACACACAAAACATCCTGTGAGGAAATCACTACTTCCTCTAAATCGGAGAAACATGTCACTGGTTCGAGCATCGACAAATCAGAGGTCTATAGATTAAAACAGCTGAATGATCGCCTTTACAAAACGATAACTTCCCTGAAAAAGCAGAACGACTCTCTGAAGTTTACGGTGGAGCGTCTGACAAGAAAGGAGAGCAGGATAAGTTCCATATCATTGGACGAGGAGAAAAGGGTTCTTGAGGAGAAGAACAAAAGTTTGCAGGAGATGTTAACAGACCAAAGAGAAAG CCTGGAGAAGGAGAGGAAAATTAGAATCCAAGCAGAGGACAAACTTTGGACTTTGGAAAGG GAGCAAAAAGAGCTCAAGCTGGAAAACgaagaactgaaaaacaaaattaccaTAAAGGAGAAGACGATTTCTCAATTAACAGAGATGCATGAAAGG GAAGAGGAACAGACATTGGAGACAATGGAAATCACTAGGAAAGGGGGCTTCAATGTCGACACTGTTGATGGTGTCGGGATTGACGTGGAGGAATTAAGGAAGAGGATCTTCAAAAGTGCTGAAGAGAAATTCACTGACATTGAAAGGAAATACAAAACCAAG GTGGAGAAATTGACAAAGACAGTTACTGAGAAAGAAGCAGAACTCACTAAGGCCCGTGAGGAGAACTCTGATCACACTCGTCTGATTGAGGATTATGAAATGCAGATCTCGTTCCTCAATGAAAGA TTAGCGAAAGCAAAGACACAACATTCGAAGGAAATATCAcgtttaaataaagaaatccaaaaaagtaaagaagAGATAAAGGCCATGGAGGAAAAGATAGAGTTTAATTCTCAAACTGTTGAGGAAACCACCAAGGTGGAGATGAAGTTGGACACAGAACTGAATATCTACGAGGAATATCTAGATCTTATGGAGGGCAG GATTAAGTCACATGAGACAGAAAAATCCGCTGGTGGAG AGGAAATCTTGAAAACCACAAAAAAGACTGAGATGGAAACCAAATATTCCGAAGCCTACAGCCATCAGGag AGCCATGAACATCAGCATACTCAGACAAG TGTTTCCCAACATGAAGAAGCAGAGAAGCAAGGTATGAGTTCCCCTGCTGGGGATGCAGCTGAATACTGA